From Macaca mulatta isolate MMU2019108-1 chromosome 1, T2T-MMU8v2.0, whole genome shotgun sequence, the proteins below share one genomic window:
- the LOC709376 gene encoding large ribosomal subunit protein uL16-like: protein MVSDEYEQLSSEALEAAGICANKYMVKSCGKDGFHIQVRLHPFHVMRINKMLSCAGADRLQTGMRGAFGKPQGTVARVHIGQVIMSIRTKLQNKERVMEALRRAKFKFPGRQKIHISKKWGFTKFNADEFEDMVAEKRLIPDGCGVKYIPNHGPLDKWRALHS from the coding sequence ATGGTGTCAGATGAATATGAGCAGCTGTCCTCTGAAGCCCTGGAGGCTGCCGGAATTTGTGCCAATAAGTACATGGTAAAAAGTTGTGGCAAGGATGGCTTCCATATCCAGGTGCGGCTCCACCCCTTCCACGTCATGCGCATCAACAAGATGTTGTCCTGTGCTGGGGCTGACAGGCTCCAAACAGGCATGCGAGGTGCTTTTGGAAAGCCCCAGGGCACTGTGGCCAGGGTTCACATTGGCCAAGTTATCATGTCCATCCGCACCAAGCTGCAGAACAAGGAGCGTGTGATGGAGGCCCTGCGCAGGGCCAAGTTCAAGTTTCCTGGCCGCCAGAAGATCCACATCTCAAAGAAGTGGGGCTTCACCAAGTTCAATGCTGATGAATTTGAAGACATGGTGGCTGAAAAGCGGCTCATCCCAGATGGCTGTGGGGTCAAGTACATCCCCAATCATGGTCCTCTGGACAAATGGCGAGCCCTGCACTCATGA